The following are encoded together in the Streptomyces sp. NBC_00341 genome:
- a CDS encoding protein kinase has protein sequence MSLRGGDPAEIGGYPLEARLGSGGMGTVFLGRTSSGRPVAIKLIHQQYAGDDEFRIRFRQEVAAARRVSGAFTAAVVDAAPEAEQPWMATTYIEGHTLAQHIAEKGPLNGAELRRLAIGLAEALRDIHRVGVVHRDLKPSNVVLSPEGPRVIDFGISRAVDQQTLTMTGRVIGTPPFMSPEQLQAPRGVGPRSDVFSLGTLLVYSATGHGPFDADSPYMTAYQVVHEEPSLGAVPAALRAVVESCLGKEPEGRPSADELLVLLRDLPADLGATEANGAGAGRTRDMLTQHHLATRDTPAPSGPNGPGSTGSLVVRRLRRRWRPVLAAAVAVAAIGGGAAALNAGGFGAGSDDGRGTTVAAPGAALPAAFRPWRRTVPGGDADIPDELRCVARGEALFCGGGGVVATRIRAEDGSRVWTAKSPGVPVQGMHLVGATDDTVLGYRFADQDAPQGPPREVVALDADTGRELWSVPSGAQSTAVTGRTQDAVVAGSAVVTVDSSRSRFEARDAHSGKTVWTTPFPTGTQCAPVQAGPRLMAMCATNTEVDALEVRHPTLYTVDRASGTLGRPIEVDGPAVPMGVADGRLVLLQERREGPAMVGYRGVARVDPRSRKVTYSPLARTYEGTPGMAGGALYVSGQTGLVTAFDPATGRKKWSRQTNVEGASGPVAGAGALYFSSATGRVVALSPSDGRALWSTDPQADGLTGESGADPRVTVVGRALVVAADKNTLFAFDAQHPPKSG, from the coding sequence GTGTCACTTCGCGGAGGTGATCCAGCCGAGATCGGCGGCTATCCGCTGGAGGCGCGGCTCGGCTCGGGTGGCATGGGCACGGTCTTCCTGGGCCGAACCAGTTCGGGGCGGCCCGTCGCGATCAAGCTGATCCACCAGCAGTACGCCGGGGACGACGAGTTCCGCATCCGCTTCCGGCAGGAGGTGGCGGCGGCCAGGCGGGTGAGCGGCGCATTCACCGCCGCCGTGGTCGACGCCGCCCCCGAGGCCGAGCAGCCGTGGATGGCGACGACCTACATCGAGGGGCACACGCTCGCCCAGCACATCGCGGAGAAGGGCCCGCTGAACGGGGCGGAGCTGAGGCGGCTCGCCATCGGGCTGGCCGAGGCGCTGCGCGACATCCACCGGGTGGGCGTCGTCCACCGTGACCTGAAGCCCTCCAACGTCGTGCTCTCGCCCGAGGGCCCGCGCGTCATCGACTTCGGCATCTCGCGCGCCGTGGACCAGCAGACGCTGACGATGACGGGGCGGGTCATCGGGACGCCGCCCTTCATGTCGCCGGAACAGCTCCAGGCCCCGCGCGGGGTCGGGCCGCGCTCCGATGTCTTCTCGCTGGGCACGCTGCTGGTGTACTCGGCTACGGGACACGGGCCCTTCGACGCGGACAGCCCGTACATGACGGCATATCAGGTGGTGCACGAGGAACCGTCGCTGGGCGCCGTGCCGGCGGCCCTGCGCGCGGTCGTCGAATCGTGCCTGGGCAAGGAGCCCGAGGGGCGCCCCTCGGCGGACGAACTCCTCGTGCTGCTGCGGGACCTGCCGGCCGACCTCGGTGCCACAGAGGCGAACGGGGCCGGGGCGGGCCGCACCCGCGACATGCTCACCCAGCACCACCTCGCGACGCGTGACACCCCGGCGCCGTCCGGCCCGAACGGTCCCGGAAGCACCGGCAGCCTCGTCGTCCGCCGGCTGCGCCGTCGCTGGCGCCCCGTGCTCGCGGCCGCGGTCGCGGTCGCGGCGATCGGCGGGGGAGCCGCCGCACTGAACGCGGGCGGCTTCGGCGCGGGCAGCGATGACGGCAGGGGCACCACCGTCGCGGCGCCGGGTGCCGCCCTTCCGGCCGCCTTCCGGCCGTGGCGCAGGACCGTGCCGGGCGGCGACGCGGACATCCCCGACGAACTGCGGTGCGTCGCGCGCGGCGAGGCGCTGTTCTGCGGTGGCGGCGGCGTGGTCGCGACCCGCATCCGGGCCGAGGACGGCTCGCGGGTGTGGACGGCGAAGAGCCCGGGTGTGCCCGTCCAGGGCATGCACCTGGTCGGCGCCACCGACGACACGGTGCTCGGCTACCGCTTCGCGGACCAGGACGCCCCGCAGGGCCCGCCCCGCGAGGTGGTGGCCCTCGACGCGGACACCGGCCGCGAGCTGTGGTCGGTGCCCTCCGGCGCCCAGTCGACGGCCGTCACCGGCCGCACTCAGGACGCCGTCGTGGCCGGCTCCGCCGTCGTGACGGTCGACTCCTCCCGCTCCCGCTTCGAGGCCAGGGACGCGCACAGCGGGAAGACCGTCTGGACGACGCCGTTCCCCACGGGTACGCAGTGCGCTCCCGTCCAGGCCGGCCCGCGGCTGATGGCGATGTGCGCGACGAACACGGAGGTGGACGCCCTGGAGGTGCGCCACCCCACCCTCTACACGGTCGACCGCGCCTCGGGGACGCTGGGCAGGCCCATCGAGGTCGACGGCCCGGCCGTTCCGATGGGTGTCGCCGACGGCAGGCTCGTACTCCTCCAGGAGCGCAGGGAGGGCCCGGCGATGGTCGGCTACCGGGGCGTGGCGCGGGTCGACCCGCGTTCGCGGAAGGTCACCTACTCCCCACTGGCCAGGACGTACGAGGGAACGCCCGGCATGGCCGGCGGCGCCCTCTACGTGAGCGGCCAGACCGGGCTCGTCACCGCGTTCGACCCCGCCACCGGCCGGAAGAAGTGGTCGCGGCAGACGAACGTGGAGGGCGCGTCGGGTCCCGTCGCGGGAGCCGGTGCGCTGTACTTCAGCTCGGCGACCGGCCGGGTGGTCGCGCTGTCACCGTCCGACGGCAGAGCCCTGTGGTCGACGGACCCGCAGGCCGACGGCCTCACGGGCGAGTCGGGCGCAGACCCGCGGGTGACCGTCGTGGGGCGGGCGCTGGTCGTTGCCGCGGACAAGAACACCCTCTTCGCCTTCGACGCGCAGCACCCGCCGAAGTCGGGCTGA
- a CDS encoding polyprenyl synthetase family protein: MTSGRWDPAAFKARVDGTLHRFVAEEADRFAAIDPLLGPVAGQLEAAVADGKRLRAAFCYWGWRAAGQPDSDALVRAAASMELVHAAAVVHDDLIDDSPLRHGRPTAHIALRGAMGRRPRADASARSLAMLVGDLLMALAGELFTTSGLPAAYLSRARPLWSVMARELIAGECLEILRTGTGPDTAASLKVIRYKTAKYTVEQPLLIGGALAGAGTRLCEGYRAYGLPLGEAFQLRDDLLGLFGDPALTGKAGADDVRGHRPTALLAETWRLAAADERKRLRALMGRRGLSGEELEAVREVMRRLGAPARIEDMIEARVEEALDALSDLDAPAHAVAALTELTHSAALRTA, translated from the coding sequence ATGACGTCCGGCCGGTGGGATCCCGCCGCGTTCAAGGCCCGCGTCGACGGGACACTGCACCGCTTCGTCGCCGAGGAGGCCGACCGGTTCGCGGCGATCGACCCGCTGCTGGGCCCGGTCGCCGGGCAACTGGAGGCGGCGGTCGCGGACGGCAAGCGGCTGCGGGCGGCGTTCTGCTACTGGGGCTGGCGTGCGGCGGGGCAGCCGGACAGTGACGCACTGGTGCGGGCGGCGGCCTCCATGGAACTGGTGCACGCCGCCGCCGTCGTGCACGACGACCTCATCGACGACAGCCCGCTGAGACACGGGCGGCCCACCGCGCACATCGCCCTGCGCGGTGCCATGGGCCGTCGTCCGCGCGCCGACGCCTCGGCCAGGTCACTGGCGATGCTGGTCGGGGACCTGCTGATGGCGCTGGCCGGGGAGCTCTTCACCACGAGCGGTCTGCCGGCGGCCTACCTGTCCCGGGCCCGCCCGTTGTGGTCGGTGATGGCCCGCGAACTGATCGCGGGGGAGTGCCTGGAGATCCTGCGCACCGGAACCGGTCCGGACACCGCCGCGTCGCTGAAGGTCATCCGCTACAAGACCGCCAAGTACACCGTCGAGCAGCCCCTGCTCATCGGCGGGGCCCTGGCCGGGGCCGGGACGAGGCTGTGCGAGGGCTACCGCGCGTACGGGCTGCCGCTGGGCGAGGCGTTCCAGCTGCGGGACGACCTGCTCGGCCTGTTCGGCGACCCGGCGCTGACCGGCAAGGCGGGCGCCGACGATGTGCGGGGACACCGCCCCACGGCCCTGCTGGCGGAGACCTGGCGCCTCGCCGCCGCCGACGAGCGGAAGCGGCTGCGCGCCCTCATGGGCCGACGCGGACTGAGCGGCGAGGAGCTGGAGGCGGTCCGCGAGGTGATGCGCCGGCTCGGAGCGCCCGCCCGCATCGAGGACATGATCGAGGCGCGGGTCGAGGAGGCGCTCGACGCGCTGAGCGACCTGGACGCGCCGGCGCACGCCGTCGCGGCCCTGACCGAACTGACGCACTCCGCGGCGCTCCGCACGGCCTGA
- a CDS encoding oxygenase MpaB family protein — protein sequence MTYTEASMDALRRGGDELADATVATLFARGEVGTFNTLMRYVSTAGAPLPEGLPDVAREYLEATRTPPAWVDWEEMERARLFFIDNNVHISTALSFASMPACYVVPHVAKLLSAAHGLKYPSKRMAETGQFTVYLMRPDAFEAGSRFIPAAQKVRLLHASVRHHLAREGRWDTDALGTPICQEDMIGGQLFFSLLVLDSLHRLGIHMSVEGAEAYYYAWRVVGAMLGVDQEAVPKTLDEARAYLDLYMVRHMGPSPEGVLLTGQLIDLYEEVVPGTLLDPVVSALIRYLVGDTCADWLAVPRTRWSAVVRTLPHLLGVLETIEDRSPLGAWALDRLGHLTSVFELSSLTRGRVMHYAIPEQLKKEYGVSSTVPRTRRWTPPAATVSG from the coding sequence ATGACCTACACCGAGGCCTCGATGGACGCCCTGCGCCGGGGCGGCGACGAACTGGCCGACGCCACCGTCGCCACCCTCTTCGCACGCGGGGAGGTGGGCACGTTCAACACCTTGATGCGGTACGTCTCCACCGCGGGTGCTCCCCTGCCGGAGGGGCTGCCGGACGTCGCACGCGAGTACCTGGAGGCGACCCGGACCCCGCCGGCCTGGGTGGACTGGGAGGAGATGGAGCGGGCCCGGCTGTTCTTCATCGACAACAACGTGCACATCTCCACCGCGCTGTCCTTCGCCTCCATGCCCGCCTGCTACGTCGTCCCGCACGTGGCGAAGCTGTTGTCGGCCGCGCACGGGCTGAAGTACCCCTCCAAACGGATGGCGGAGACCGGGCAGTTCACCGTCTACCTGATGCGGCCCGACGCCTTCGAGGCCGGCAGCCGGTTCATCCCGGCGGCCCAGAAGGTCCGCCTCCTGCACGCGTCCGTCCGCCACCACCTCGCACGCGAGGGCCGGTGGGACACCGACGCGCTCGGAACGCCGATCTGCCAGGAGGACATGATCGGCGGGCAGCTGTTCTTCTCGCTGCTCGTGCTGGACAGCCTGCACCGCCTGGGGATCCACATGTCGGTGGAGGGCGCGGAGGCCTACTACTACGCCTGGCGGGTCGTCGGCGCCATGCTCGGCGTCGACCAGGAGGCCGTCCCCAAGACGCTCGACGAGGCCCGCGCGTACCTCGACCTGTACATGGTCCGGCACATGGGGCCCTCGCCGGAGGGTGTGCTGCTGACCGGGCAGCTCATCGACCTCTACGAGGAGGTGGTGCCCGGAACCCTTCTCGATCCGGTCGTCTCCGCTCTCATCCGCTACCTCGTCGGAGACACCTGCGCCGACTGGCTCGCGGTTCCGCGCACGCGGTGGAGCGCCGTCGTCAGGACCCTGCCCCACCTGCTCGGCGTACTGGAGACCATCGAGGACCGCTCCCCGCTGGGTGCCTGGGCGCTGGACCGGCTCGGCCACCTCACCTCGGTCTTCGAGCTGTCCTCCCTCACCCGCGGACGCGTCATGCACTACGCCATCCCGGAACAGCTCAAGAAGGAGTACGGCGTCTCCAGCACGGTGCCCCGCACCCGCCGCTGGACGCCGCCGGCCGCCACGGTCAGTGGCTGA
- a CDS encoding 50S ribosomal protein bL37: protein MDTEAERQIKEISMSSKRRRKKKARRKNSANHGRRPQT from the coding sequence TTGGATACTGAGGCAGAACGGCAGATCAAGGAGATATCCATGTCCTCGAAGCGACGCCGCAAGAAGAAGGCCCGCCGCAAGAACAGCGCGAACCACGGCAGACGTCCGCAGACCTGA
- a CDS encoding PP2C family protein-serine/threonine phosphatase yields MWTSEAADGLLGEFLADPANSTLDLATAAVRCSEALGLRQSVIYLADLQQRLLVPLTLSTSQLPIDDSLAGWAYRTQSLRVEDSGDGELIAWLPLLDGAERLGVVAVHSPGLDPVTLRRAHTLASLLAMMITSKRSYKDSFVRRTRTEPMQLPAEMLRAFLPPRTIGTASVVSTAVLEPAYEIGGDAFDHALTETTLHAAILDSMGHNLASGLTTAVSLATCRNARRTGADLPQLVESVDTALATWLPDQFCTGVLLQLDLAGGVLRWSNCGHPAPLLIRGQTLVPGAMEREPEPPMGLLSTLSPAAPQVHRISLEPGDRVLMYTDGATESRMRNGTEFGLERFVDYVVRATAAGELAPETLRRLIHAILDSGSTGLRDDATILMFEWRPPLS; encoded by the coding sequence GTGTGGACCTCCGAGGCCGCTGACGGTCTGCTGGGCGAGTTCCTCGCCGATCCGGCCAACTCGACGCTGGACCTGGCCACCGCCGCGGTGCGCTGCTCGGAGGCGCTGGGGCTGCGGCAGTCCGTGATCTATCTCGCCGACCTCCAGCAGCGCCTGCTGGTCCCGTTGACCCTCAGCACCTCGCAGCTCCCCATCGACGATTCCCTGGCGGGCTGGGCCTACCGGACGCAATCCCTGCGGGTCGAGGACTCAGGCGACGGGGAACTGATCGCCTGGCTGCCGCTGCTGGACGGGGCGGAACGGCTCGGGGTCGTCGCCGTGCACTCTCCCGGCCTGGACCCGGTCACCCTGCGCCGCGCCCACACGCTGGCCTCGCTGCTCGCCATGATGATCACTTCGAAGCGCTCCTACAAGGACAGCTTCGTGCGGCGCACCCGGACCGAACCGATGCAGCTGCCGGCCGAGATGCTGCGGGCGTTCCTGCCGCCCCGGACCATCGGCACGGCATCGGTCGTCTCGACCGCGGTGCTGGAGCCCGCCTACGAGATCGGCGGGGACGCGTTCGACCACGCGCTGACCGAGACGACCCTGCACGCCGCGATCCTCGATTCCATGGGGCACAATCTCGCCTCCGGTCTCACCACGGCCGTCTCCCTCGCCACCTGCCGCAACGCGCGCCGTACCGGTGCCGACCTGCCGCAACTCGTCGAGAGCGTCGATACGGCACTGGCCACCTGGCTGCCCGACCAGTTCTGTACCGGCGTGCTGCTCCAGCTGGACCTGGCCGGCGGGGTGCTGCGGTGGAGCAACTGCGGACACCCCGCCCCGCTGCTGATCCGGGGGCAGACACTGGTGCCGGGCGCGATGGAACGCGAACCGGAACCACCGATGGGCCTGCTGTCCACGTTGAGCCCTGCCGCTCCCCAGGTGCACCGCATCTCGCTGGAGCCCGGGGACCGCGTACTGATGTACACCGACGGGGCGACGGAGTCCCGCATGCGCAACGGCACCGAGTTCGGCCTGGAGCGCTTCGTCGACTACGTCGTGCGGGCCACGGCGGCCGGTGAGCTGGCACCGGAGACACTGCGCCGGCTCATCCACGCGATCCTGGACTCCGGCAGCACGGGGCTGCGGGACGATGCGACGATCCTCATGTTCGAGTGGCGGCCGCCCCTCTCCTGA
- a CDS encoding polyprenyl synthetase, producing MTRQEDRWGGPDGQAVLLAAGLADLAVSTLGTALGAVRGLLRRSDGAELAADAERELTARGRLVLDRYGAAPPAHLEILARRALDRQAGR from the coding sequence ATGACGCGGCAAGAGGACAGGTGGGGCGGCCCGGACGGACAGGCGGTGCTGCTGGCGGCGGGGCTGGCCGATCTGGCCGTGAGCACGCTGGGTACGGCCCTGGGGGCGGTACGGGGGCTGCTGCGCCGCTCCGACGGCGCGGAGCTGGCCGCGGACGCCGAGCGCGAGCTCACGGCGCGCGGGCGTCTGGTCCTTGACCGGTACGGGGCCGCCCCGCCGGCCCACCTGGAGATCCTGGCCCGGCGCGCTCTGGACCGGCAGGCCGGGCGATGA
- a CDS encoding isochorismatase family protein produces the protein MALPAIAPYPMPRAEELPANRVEWTVDPARAVLLVHDLQNYFLSAYDRRSAPVPELLSHVAQLRKQAKRIGVPVLYTAQPGGQSPDERGLQQDFWGPGLPGDPHAAAIADDIAPDEDDAVLTKWKYSGFVRTDLLERLREQGRDQIVITGVYAHIGVLMTACDAWMQDVQAFVVADAVADFSAEDHAMALRWAAGKCAVVTRTRAVFEGA, from the coding sequence GGGTCGAGTGGACCGTCGATCCCGCGCGTGCGGTACTCCTCGTCCACGATCTGCAGAACTACTTCCTGTCGGCCTACGACCGCCGGTCCGCACCGGTTCCCGAACTGCTCTCGCATGTGGCCCAGTTGAGGAAGCAGGCGAAGCGGATCGGCGTACCGGTGCTGTACACCGCGCAGCCCGGCGGGCAGAGCCCCGACGAGCGCGGCCTTCAGCAGGACTTCTGGGGTCCTGGCCTGCCCGGCGACCCGCACGCCGCCGCCATCGCGGACGACATCGCACCCGACGAGGACGACGCGGTGCTCACCAAGTGGAAGTACAGCGGCTTCGTGCGCACCGACCTGCTGGAGCGGCTGCGCGAACAGGGCCGGGACCAGATCGTCATCACCGGCGTCTACGCCCACATCGGCGTCCTGATGACCGCGTGCGACGCCTGGATGCAGGACGTCCAGGCCTTCGTGGTGGCCGACGCGGTGGCCGACTTCTCCGCCGAGGACCACGCGATGGCACTGCGCTGGGCGGCCGGGAAGTGTGCCGTCGTCACCCGCACCCGAGCCGTGTTCGAAGGGGCCTGA
- a CDS encoding NADP-dependent oxidoreductase, with amino-acid sequence MKAVRFSRFGGPEVLEIVDLPDPHPGPGQVRIAVRAAGINASDWKKRQGLMDQELPQTMGYEAAGIVDELGAGVADVAVGDRVFGFSTDGVAQAELAVLSSCAPVPPSLGFAAAAALPAAVETATRALDQLGVGEGTAGAGRGREPGDGGTLLISGASGSVGSAAVQLAVVRGARVIGTASPANHAYLRSLGAEPVAYGEGLAERVRALAPDGVDLALDVAGSGVLPELIELAGGAGNVVTLADFVGAREHGVRFSSGDAGRALHALGGIGELIESGRFALPVAETFPLTEVAEAHRAGERGHARGKLVLLVDGPAPGAE; translated from the coding sequence ATGAAGGCAGTCCGTTTCAGCCGGTTCGGAGGCCCGGAGGTCCTGGAGATCGTGGATCTCCCCGATCCGCATCCGGGTCCCGGACAGGTCCGGATCGCCGTGCGCGCGGCCGGGATCAACGCCAGCGACTGGAAGAAGCGCCAGGGGCTGATGGATCAGGAGCTCCCGCAGACCATGGGCTACGAGGCGGCGGGCATCGTCGACGAGCTCGGTGCGGGCGTCGCGGACGTGGCCGTCGGTGACCGCGTGTTCGGCTTCTCCACCGACGGGGTGGCCCAGGCGGAGCTGGCGGTGCTGTCCTCCTGCGCGCCGGTCCCGCCGTCGCTCGGCTTCGCCGCTGCCGCCGCGCTGCCGGCCGCGGTCGAGACGGCCACGCGTGCGCTCGACCAGCTCGGTGTGGGGGAGGGGACCGCGGGTGCAGGACGAGGCCGCGAACCCGGGGACGGCGGCACGCTGCTCATCAGCGGCGCGTCCGGAAGCGTCGGCAGCGCCGCGGTACAGCTCGCCGTGGTGCGCGGCGCACGCGTGATCGGCACCGCCAGTCCGGCCAACCACGCGTACCTCCGCTCGCTGGGGGCCGAGCCGGTCGCCTACGGCGAGGGCCTTGCAGAGCGGGTCCGGGCGCTCGCGCCGGACGGCGTCGATCTCGCGCTCGACGTGGCCGGCAGCGGTGTCCTGCCCGAGCTGATCGAGCTGGCGGGCGGCGCCGGGAACGTGGTGACGCTCGCGGACTTCGTGGGCGCGCGGGAGCACGGGGTGCGCTTCAGCAGCGGGGACGCCGGACGCGCGCTGCACGCGCTCGGCGGGATCGGCGAGCTGATCGAGTCCGGGCGCTTCGCACTCCCGGTCGCGGAGACCTTCCCGCTCACCGAGGTCGCGGAGGCGCACCGGGCCGGGGAGCGCGGCCACGCGCGCGGAAAGCTCGTGCTGCTGGTCGACGGCCCGGCGCCCGGGGCCGAGTGA
- the thpR gene encoding RNA 2',3'-cyclic phosphodiesterase → MNEQTQPATVRVFIALAPPDRAKDELARELRPAYGTHPHMRWNRIEDWHITLAFLGELPVSTVPLLRPPLARLAAARRPLSLALRGSGTFDDRVLWSGIDGDLDGLRTLATDVRTLVRDCGVAFEDRPLRPHLTLARARRDDRSSTAEIAARLTGFTGSPWPARRLHLVGSNAGRGAAPIRYRDIEAWALGGEVQNLSHRGT, encoded by the coding sequence GTGAACGAACAGACTCAGCCCGCGACCGTTCGCGTGTTCATCGCCCTGGCCCCGCCCGACCGCGCGAAAGACGAACTCGCCCGGGAACTCCGCCCCGCCTACGGGACGCACCCCCACATGCGGTGGAACCGCATCGAGGACTGGCACATCACCCTGGCGTTCCTCGGTGAGCTCCCCGTCTCCACGGTCCCGCTCCTGCGCCCGCCACTGGCCCGGCTCGCGGCGGCCCGCCGGCCCCTCTCGCTGGCACTGCGCGGCAGCGGGACGTTCGACGACCGGGTGCTGTGGAGCGGCATCGACGGGGACCTGGACGGCCTGCGGACGCTCGCCACCGACGTACGCACCCTGGTCAGGGACTGCGGTGTCGCGTTCGAGGACCGGCCGCTGCGCCCGCATCTGACGCTGGCCCGCGCGCGACGGGACGACCGGTCCTCGACGGCGGAGATCGCCGCCCGGCTCACCGGATTCACCGGCAGCCCGTGGCCGGCGAGACGCCTGCACCTCGTCGGCAGCAACGCCGGCCGGGGCGCAGCACCGATCCGCTACCGCGACATCGAGGCATGGGCTCTCGGGGGCGAGGTACAGAACCTCTCCCACAGAGGAACTTGA